One genomic segment of Streptomyces sp. NBC_00239 includes these proteins:
- a CDS encoding GNAT family N-acetyltransferase, with amino-acid sequence MELRHEVPEGGEDRVAELYWEAFGRKLGAALGPAPAGRAFIAAHLHRDRAVTAIEGGRIVGVAGFRVGGYGLTGGTAGDVLRAYGVPRGLLRLPLLALLERTPAAGQLVMDGIAVDPGCRGSGIGGRLLAEVYAVAAAHGCTEVRLDVIDVNPRARALYERQGFKAGRTEQTPWLRRLMGFGAVTTMHRAITPAAPLTPDTPHTPRTPGAAA; translated from the coding sequence ATGGAGCTACGACACGAGGTGCCCGAGGGCGGCGAGGACCGGGTCGCCGAGCTGTACTGGGAGGCCTTCGGGCGGAAACTGGGCGCGGCCCTCGGCCCCGCCCCCGCCGGGCGCGCCTTCATCGCCGCGCACCTGCACCGGGACCGGGCCGTGACGGCGATCGAAGGCGGCCGGATCGTGGGGGTCGCCGGGTTCCGCGTCGGCGGGTACGGCCTCACCGGCGGCACCGCCGGGGACGTGCTGCGCGCGTACGGCGTGCCGCGCGGGCTGCTCCGGCTGCCGCTGCTCGCACTGCTGGAGCGCACCCCGGCCGCCGGCCAGCTGGTCATGGACGGCATCGCCGTCGACCCCGGCTGCCGGGGCTCCGGCATCGGCGGCCGGCTGCTCGCCGAGGTCTACGCGGTCGCCGCCGCACACGGCTGCACCGAGGTCCGGCTGGACGTCATCGACGTCAACCCGCGGGCCCGCGCCCTGTACGAACGGCAGGGCTTCAAAGCCGGGCGGACCGAGCAGACGCCCTGGCTGCGCCGCCTGATGGGCTTCGGCGCGGTCACCACCATGCACCGCGCCATCACCCCCGCCGCGCCCCTCACCCCCGACACCCCTCACACCCCCCGCACCCCCGGAGCCGCCGCGTGA
- the pucL gene encoding factor-independent urate hydroxylase — translation MSKHVLAQNQYGKAENRLVKVTRKGNDGSWHEIRDLNVSVALRGEFRDVHLTGDNANCLPTDTTKNTVYAFAKEHGIDSPEAFGILLARHFVSSQEPIREAQIRIEEYVWERIPVPTRKEQHSFALKGQEVRTAQITYSETTGLQIISGLKDLTVMNSTDSEFHGYIKDKYTTLQEAYDRILATKVTARWAHSNLAATDPDTDWDSAYKKARKHLLQAFAETYSYSLQQTLNQMAERVLDNCPRVNEVRLNLPNKHHFLVDLEPFGLKNDNEVYFAADRMYGLIEGTVHRDGVQPVIATSDWITA, via the coding sequence ATGAGCAAGCACGTCCTCGCGCAGAACCAGTACGGCAAGGCCGAAAACCGACTCGTGAAGGTCACCCGGAAGGGCAACGACGGCTCCTGGCACGAGATCCGCGACCTCAACGTCTCCGTGGCGCTGCGCGGCGAGTTCCGCGACGTGCACCTGACCGGCGACAACGCCAACTGCCTTCCGACCGACACCACCAAGAACACCGTGTACGCCTTCGCCAAGGAACACGGCATCGACTCCCCCGAGGCCTTCGGCATCCTGCTCGCCCGGCACTTCGTCTCCTCCCAGGAGCCGATCCGCGAGGCGCAGATCCGCATCGAGGAGTACGTCTGGGAGCGGATCCCGGTCCCCACCCGCAAGGAGCAGCACTCCTTCGCCCTCAAGGGCCAGGAGGTGCGCACCGCGCAGATCACGTACAGCGAGACCACCGGGCTGCAGATCATCTCCGGCCTGAAGGACCTGACGGTCATGAACTCGACCGACTCCGAGTTCCACGGCTACATCAAGGACAAGTACACGACGCTCCAGGAGGCGTACGACCGGATCCTGGCGACCAAGGTGACCGCCCGCTGGGCGCACTCGAACCTGGCCGCCACCGACCCGGACACCGACTGGGACAGCGCGTACAAGAAGGCCCGCAAGCACCTGCTCCAGGCGTTCGCGGAGACCTACTCGTACTCGCTCCAGCAGACCCTGAACCAGATGGCCGAGCGGGTCCTGGACAACTGCCCGCGGGTCAACGAGGTCCGCCTCAACCTGCCCAACAAGCACCACTTCCTGGTGGACCTGGAGCCGTTCGGCCTCAAGAACGACAACGAGGTCTACTTCGCCGCCGACCGGATGTACGGCCTGATCGAGGGCACCGTCCACCGCGACGGCGTACAGCCGGTCATCGCGACCAGCGACTGGATCACCGCCTGA
- a CDS encoding alpha/beta hydrolase family protein, whose product MVLWMALGAVVTALALTGVAVWQNTYAIQERRVTIPGPGGVPLDAVLALPERPAGRAGLVVFVHGDGPVDATHDTYYRPLWEAFARAGYASLSWNKPGVAGSAGDWLDQTMDDRAAETAAAIGWARGRPEIDPGRIGLWGISQAGWVLPKVAARTPGIRFVIAVSPAVNWLRQGRYNTLAELADEGAPPERVRAALAAREHRLALLRKGLPYDGADITPGRWRFIVRNHRADATADLRAVPRGVRVLLVLGGRDLNVDVAETEAVYRRVLSGGALRVVRYPAATHGIVPEAVESSPLRSTLTAVFAPRALYAPGYLSTQAAFLNSA is encoded by the coding sequence ATGGTGCTCTGGATGGCGCTCGGCGCGGTCGTGACCGCGCTCGCCCTCACCGGCGTGGCCGTCTGGCAGAACACGTACGCGATCCAGGAGCGCCGGGTCACCATCCCCGGGCCCGGCGGGGTCCCGCTCGACGCGGTGCTGGCCCTGCCCGAGCGGCCGGCCGGACGCGCCGGACTGGTGGTGTTCGTGCACGGCGACGGGCCGGTCGACGCCACCCACGACACGTACTACCGGCCGCTGTGGGAAGCCTTCGCCCGGGCCGGGTACGCGTCGCTGTCCTGGAACAAACCGGGGGTCGCCGGCTCGGCGGGCGACTGGCTGGACCAGACCATGGACGACCGGGCGGCCGAGACGGCCGCCGCGATCGGCTGGGCCCGCGGGCGGCCGGAGATCGACCCCGGGCGGATCGGGCTGTGGGGGATCAGCCAGGCCGGCTGGGTCCTGCCGAAGGTCGCCGCCCGCACGCCGGGGATCCGCTTCGTCATCGCCGTCTCGCCCGCCGTCAACTGGCTCCGCCAGGGCCGGTACAACACGCTGGCGGAACTCGCCGACGAGGGCGCGCCGCCGGAACGGGTACGGGCGGCCCTCGCGGCGCGCGAGCACCGGCTTGCCCTGCTGCGGAAGGGGCTGCCGTATGACGGGGCGGACATCACGCCGGGGCGCTGGCGCTTCATCGTCCGCAACCACCGGGCGGACGCGACCGCCGATCTGCGGGCCGTGCCGCGGGGGGTGCGGGTGCTGCTGGTGCTCGGGGGGCGGGACCTCAACGTGGACGTGGCGGAGACGGAAGCGGTGTACCGGCGGGTGTTGTCGGGTGGGGCGTTGCGGGTGGTCCGCTATCCGGCCGCGACGCACGGCATCGTCCCGGAGGCGGTCGAGTCCTCCCCGCTCCGGTCCACCCTCACGGCGGTCTTCGCCCCCCGAGCGCTCTACGCCCCCGGCTACCTCTCCACCCAGGCGGCCTTCCTGAACTCGGCCTGA
- a CDS encoding MarR family winged helix-turn-helix transcriptional regulator, protein MGESIDRLAAADGVQLLGHLSRVVHVMQNRTRPVFAAASGLEGPEFELLLRLWQQPGHTAQAAPLGEAIGLTSSGTTRLVARVLAKGLISREPDPCDGRAFLLRHTPLGEQKLHAALEAHTAQLRELLDETVPPALLKRLIGDLARFDAAL, encoded by the coding sequence ATGGGAGAGAGCATCGACCGACTCGCCGCGGCCGACGGCGTGCAGTTGCTGGGGCACCTGAGCCGGGTGGTCCACGTCATGCAGAACCGGACCAGGCCGGTGTTCGCCGCCGCGTCCGGCCTGGAAGGGCCCGAGTTCGAGCTGCTGCTGCGGCTGTGGCAGCAGCCCGGCCACACCGCGCAGGCGGCGCCGCTCGGCGAGGCGATCGGGCTGACGTCCAGCGGCACCACCCGCCTGGTGGCCCGGGTCCTGGCCAAGGGCCTGATCAGCCGCGAACCCGACCCCTGCGACGGCCGAGCCTTCCTGCTCAGGCACACACCCCTGGGCGAGCAGAAACTGCACGCGGCGCTGGAGGCGCACACCGCCCAGCTGCGCGAACTCCTCGACGAGACCGTGCCGCCGGCCCTGCTGAAGCGGCTCATCGGCGACCTGGCCCGCTTCGACGCGGCTCTCTGA
- a CDS encoding CbtB domain-containing protein produces the protein MAHSAVPAATGTDAPFAPIPLRTLAPWAVFFGVLMLVLLYFVGAEQGATALFEGETVHEWLHDGRHLLGFPCH, from the coding sequence ATGGCTCATTCCGCCGTGCCCGCCGCAACCGGCACCGATGCACCCTTCGCCCCGATTCCGCTGCGGACGCTGGCCCCGTGGGCGGTGTTCTTCGGGGTCCTGATGCTGGTCCTGCTCTACTTCGTCGGCGCCGAACAGGGCGCCACCGCCCTGTTCGAGGGCGAGACGGTCCACGAGTGGCTGCACGACGGCCGCCACCTCCTCGGCTTCCCCTGCCACTGA
- a CDS encoding winged helix DNA-binding domain-containing protein — protein sequence MKISGRELNRATLARQLLLGREPLGVEDGIRRVVALQAQQPASPYLALWNRLADFDPAALDEAFARHTVLKSTLMRITLHAVHADDYRAFREAVQPVLRGARLGSRFTASGLTVEDADALVPEVLAFADRPRTNAECEAWLGERLGAPAPPGAWWGLRVHAPLVHAPTAPPWSFGHRPSYLAPRVTPPPTGTADAAAEAAGLRTLVRRYLEGFGPASVADVAQFALVQRARARTALLSLADETVRLVGPDGVELFDVPDRPRPAADTPAPARLMAMWDSTLLAYADRSRIIPPAYRPLVIRRNGDVLPTLLVDGYVAGVWRPAAGGGIEATAFHELPDEVWGQLADEARSLTALLADRDPQVYHRYAHWWPKLPPLPPAHLLI from the coding sequence ATGAAGATTTCGGGGCGGGAGTTGAATCGGGCCACGCTCGCGCGGCAGTTGCTGCTGGGGCGGGAGCCGCTCGGGGTCGAGGACGGGATCCGGCGGGTGGTCGCCCTCCAGGCTCAGCAGCCCGCGTCCCCCTACCTGGCGCTGTGGAACCGCCTCGCCGACTTCGACCCGGCCGCCCTCGACGAAGCGTTCGCCCGTCACACCGTCCTCAAGTCGACCCTGATGCGGATCACGCTGCACGCCGTGCACGCCGACGACTACCGGGCCTTCCGCGAGGCCGTTCAGCCGGTGCTGCGCGGCGCCCGGCTCGGCAGCCGGTTCACGGCGTCCGGGTTGACCGTCGAAGACGCCGACGCGCTGGTCCCGGAGGTGCTGGCGTTCGCCGACCGGCCCCGTACGAACGCGGAGTGCGAGGCGTGGCTCGGAGAGCGGCTCGGCGCGCCGGCGCCGCCCGGCGCCTGGTGGGGGCTGCGGGTGCACGCGCCGCTGGTGCACGCGCCGACCGCCCCGCCGTGGTCGTTCGGGCACCGGCCCTCCTACCTCGCGCCGCGGGTCACCCCGCCGCCCACCGGCACGGCGGACGCGGCGGCGGAGGCGGCGGGCCTGCGGACGCTGGTGCGGCGCTACCTGGAGGGCTTCGGGCCCGCGTCGGTTGCGGACGTGGCCCAGTTCGCGCTGGTCCAGCGGGCCCGGGCCCGTACGGCCCTGCTGTCGCTCGCCGACGAGACCGTACGCCTGGTGGGGCCGGACGGCGTGGAGCTGTTCGACGTGCCGGACCGGCCGCGCCCGGCTGCGGACACCCCGGCGCCGGCCCGGCTGATGGCCATGTGGGACAGCACCCTGCTCGCGTACGCCGACCGCAGCCGGATCATCCCGCCCGCGTACCGGCCGCTGGTCATCCGCCGCAACGGCGACGTGCTGCCGACGCTGCTGGTCGACGGGTACGTGGCCGGTGTGTGGCGGCCCGCCGCCGGCGGTGGCATCGAGGCGACCGCGTTCCACGAGCTCCCGGACGAGGTGTGGGGCCAACTCGCCGACGAGGCGCGCTCCCTGACCGCCCTCCTCGCGGACCGCGACCCACAGGTCTACCACCGGTACGCCCACTGGTGGCCCAAACTCCCCCCGCTCCCCCCGGCCCACCTCCTCATCTGA
- a CDS encoding GMC oxidoreductase, protein MHDKGSKGSHGISRRGFIAGTGSIFGVAALNGRASAAPASRTTARTVAAAASVPVENGARVPALVIGTGYGGSVAALRLAQAGVDVHMIEMGMAWDTPGSDGKIFANTTKPDYRSYWLRTRTKAPLSNFLGFPIDKDVPKYTGILDAEEMGGIIVYQGRGVGGGSLVNGGMAVTPKRENFGAILPTVNADEMYSTYYPRANAGLGVATIDPVWFESAACYQYARVGRKHAQRSGFPFVFVPDVYDWDYMKAEAAGTVPKSALDGEILYGNNHGKKSLQQTYLARAAATGRVTISPLHRVTSVSPAAGGGFTVAIEQINTGGDTVATKTVTADKVFFAAGSVGTSKLLVRMKATGALPGLNDEVGRGWGDNGNVMCGRANHMWDATGKVQASIPTGGIDNWAAGGAFAEVAPLPTGIETYASFYLSITKNPNRAEFTWNAAAGKVDLNWQTAWKQPSIDMAKTIFDKINAKEGTIYRTDLFGTNKIWGDHLTYHPLGGAVLGKATDNYGRLHGHPGLYVIDGALIPGNTSVNPFVTITALAERNIEKIIATDL, encoded by the coding sequence ATGCACGACAAAGGATCCAAAGGATCCCACGGCATCTCGCGCCGTGGGTTCATTGCTGGAACCGGTTCCATTTTTGGCGTGGCCGCGCTGAACGGCCGCGCCTCCGCCGCCCCGGCCTCCCGCACCACCGCCCGTACGGTCGCCGCGGCCGCCTCCGTGCCCGTCGAGAACGGCGCCCGCGTGCCCGCCCTGGTGATCGGCACCGGGTACGGGGGGTCCGTCGCCGCGCTGCGGCTCGCCCAGGCCGGCGTCGACGTGCACATGATCGAGATGGGCATGGCCTGGGACACCCCGGGCTCCGACGGCAAGATCTTCGCCAACACCACCAAGCCCGACTACCGCTCGTACTGGCTGCGCACCCGCACCAAAGCTCCGCTCAGCAACTTCCTCGGCTTTCCCATCGACAAGGACGTCCCGAAGTACACGGGCATCCTCGACGCCGAGGAGATGGGCGGGATCATCGTCTACCAGGGCCGCGGCGTCGGCGGCGGCTCGCTGGTCAACGGCGGGATGGCGGTGACGCCCAAGCGGGAGAACTTCGGCGCGATCCTCCCCACCGTGAACGCCGACGAGATGTACTCCACCTACTACCCGCGCGCGAACGCCGGACTCGGCGTCGCCACCATCGACCCGGTGTGGTTCGAGAGCGCCGCCTGCTACCAGTACGCCCGGGTCGGCCGCAAGCACGCCCAGCGTTCCGGCTTCCCGTTCGTCTTCGTACCCGACGTGTACGACTGGGACTACATGAAGGCCGAGGCCGCCGGCACCGTGCCGAAGTCGGCGCTCGACGGCGAGATCCTCTACGGCAACAACCACGGCAAGAAGTCGCTCCAGCAGACCTACCTCGCCCGGGCCGCCGCGACCGGCAGGGTCACCATCTCCCCGCTGCACCGGGTCACTTCGGTCTCCCCGGCGGCCGGCGGCGGCTTCACGGTCGCCATCGAGCAGATCAACACCGGCGGCGACACCGTCGCGACCAAGACGGTGACCGCGGACAAGGTCTTCTTCGCGGCCGGGAGCGTCGGCACGAGCAAGCTGCTGGTCCGCATGAAGGCCACCGGGGCGCTGCCCGGCCTGAACGACGAGGTCGGCAGGGGCTGGGGCGACAACGGCAACGTCATGTGCGGCCGCGCGAACCACATGTGGGACGCGACCGGCAAGGTGCAGGCGTCGATCCCCACCGGTGGCATCGACAACTGGGCCGCGGGCGGCGCCTTCGCGGAGGTCGCACCGCTGCCCACCGGGATCGAGACGTACGCGTCCTTCTACCTCTCGATCACCAAGAACCCGAACCGGGCCGAGTTCACCTGGAACGCCGCCGCCGGGAAGGTCGACCTCAACTGGCAGACCGCCTGGAAGCAGCCCTCCATCGACATGGCGAAGACCATCTTCGACAAGATCAACGCCAAGGAGGGCACGATCTACCGGACCGACCTGTTCGGCACCAACAAGATCTGGGGCGACCACCTCACCTACCACCCGCTCGGCGGCGCCGTGCTGGGCAAGGCCACCGACAACTACGGCCGCCTGCACGGCCATCCGGGCCTGTACGTGATCGACGGCGCGCTGATCCCCGGCAACACCAGCGTGAACCCGTTCGTCACCATCACGGCCCTCGCCGAACGCAACATCGAGAAGATCATCGCCACCGACCTGTAG
- a CDS encoding histidine phosphatase family protein, whose protein sequence is MATSTVRVRLLTPALEPGFRFGAGEAPPGAPLLRGPDAGAWTGRTLDEVAAADPAGVRSWLTDPSYAPPGGGESVAALVTRVGGWLDGLAPGTVEVTVEQAVVRAAVVHALELPAAVFWRLDARPRTLTELGGRAGRWNLRLGRPC, encoded by the coding sequence ATGGCGACTTCGACGGTCCGCGTGCGGCTGCTGACCCCTGCCCTGGAGCCCGGATTCCGCTTCGGCGCGGGCGAGGCGCCCCCCGGCGCCCCGCTGCTGCGCGGTCCGGACGCGGGCGCGTGGACGGGCCGCACCCTGGACGAGGTGGCGGCCGCCGACCCGGCGGGCGTCCGCAGCTGGCTCACGGACCCCTCGTACGCCCCGCCCGGCGGCGGCGAGTCGGTGGCCGCGCTGGTCACGCGGGTCGGCGGCTGGCTGGACGGGCTCGCGCCGGGCACGGTCGAGGTGACCGTGGAGCAGGCGGTGGTACGGGCGGCCGTGGTGCACGCCCTGGAGCTGCCGGCCGCCGTGTTCTGGCGCCTGGACGCCCGCCCCCGCACGCTCACCGAACTCGGCGGTCGCGCGGGGCGCTGGAACCTGCGCCTGGGCAGGCCCTGCTGA
- a CDS encoding multidrug effflux MFS transporter — MSFSARTRRAAGTAAGAAGTAQGAAAGSAGAASAEAAASASAAPAAAPAHAAVAPAAPRLPLRLVLVLGALSAFGPLSLDMYLPGLPELAGDLGVGAADAQLTLTACLLGLAFGQLVAGPLADRWGRRRPLLWGLAGYAVASVLCAFAPSAPALTGLRLLQGLAGGFGIVIARAVVSDLYEGPAAARVFSLLMIVNGTAPILAPLAGGQLLRLTDWRGVFWVLSLTGTLILAGAAAVLRETLPPQARGGGGLGGTVREFGALLRERGFLTPTLTGAFAFGALMSYIAGSPFVLQEVYGLDAQQFSLVFGANSLGLVLSGQLGGRLVRRHPMRRLVGWGVAMSGTGAVLLLVSVSAGLGLPGVLPALLLVVSAIGLTAPNTAALALQGRPRTAGTASALLGLFSYAFGGLAAPLAGLTGAVSAFPMAVVIAACALLATVTHLTGAGTRKDT; from the coding sequence ATGAGTTTCTCCGCCCGCACCCGCCGCGCCGCCGGGACCGCTGCTGGGGCCGCCGGGACTGCCCAGGGGGCAGCCGCCGGGAGCGCCGGCGCCGCTTCCGCCGAGGCCGCGGCCTCGGCCTCGGCAGCCCCGGCTGCCGCCCCGGCCCATGCGGCCGTCGCCCCGGCCGCCCCGCGGCTCCCGCTGCGCCTGGTGCTCGTCCTCGGCGCGCTGTCGGCCTTCGGGCCGCTCAGCCTGGACATGTACCTGCCCGGACTGCCGGAGCTGGCCGGGGACCTCGGGGTGGGCGCGGCGGACGCGCAGCTCACGCTCACCGCCTGCCTGCTGGGCCTGGCCTTCGGCCAGCTGGTCGCCGGGCCGCTCGCCGACCGGTGGGGCCGTCGCCGCCCGCTGCTGTGGGGCCTGGCCGGATACGCGGTGGCCTCCGTGCTGTGCGCCTTCGCCCCCAGCGCCCCCGCGCTCACCGGGCTGCGGCTCCTCCAGGGCCTCGCGGGCGGCTTCGGCATCGTCATCGCCCGCGCCGTCGTCTCCGACCTGTACGAAGGGCCCGCCGCCGCCCGGGTGTTCTCCCTCCTGATGATCGTCAACGGCACCGCGCCGATCCTCGCCCCGCTGGCGGGCGGCCAGCTGCTGCGGCTGACCGACTGGCGGGGCGTGTTCTGGGTGCTGTCGCTGACCGGCACGCTGATCCTCGCCGGGGCCGCGGCCGTGCTGCGCGAGACGCTGCCGCCGCAGGCACGCGGCGGCGGCGGACTCGGCGGGACCGTAAGGGAGTTCGGGGCGCTGCTGCGCGAGCGGGGGTTCCTGACCCCGACCCTGACCGGCGCCTTCGCCTTCGGCGCGCTGATGTCGTACATAGCCGGGTCGCCGTTCGTCCTCCAGGAGGTCTACGGGCTCGACGCCCAGCAGTTCAGCCTGGTCTTCGGCGCCAACTCGCTGGGCCTGGTGCTGTCCGGGCAGCTCGGCGGCCGGCTGGTGCGCCGGCACCCGATGCGGCGGCTGGTGGGCTGGGGCGTGGCCATGAGCGGCACGGGCGCGGTCCTGCTGCTGGTGTCCGTATCGGCCGGTCTGGGGCTGCCCGGGGTGCTGCCCGCGCTGCTGCTGGTCGTCTCCGCGATCGGGCTGACCGCGCCGAACACCGCGGCCCTCGCGCTCCAGGGGCGGCCGCGCACCGCGGGTACCGCGTCGGCGCTGCTCGGCCTCTTCTCGTACGCCTTCGGTGGGCTTGCGGCGCCGTTGGCCGGGCTGACCGGGGCGGTGTCCGCGTTCCCCATGGCCGTCGTCATAGCGGCCTGCGCCCTCCTCGCCACGGTCACCCACCTCACGGGCGCCGGCACCCGCAAGGACACCTAG
- a CDS encoding CbtA family protein — protein MNSPSVRALLVRGMLAGLAAGVLALLVSYFLGEPKVDAAIAIEEAAAHASGGHHHDEAAPVSRALQSTAGLGTGVLLYGVALGGIAALVLCFALGRTGRFGARATAALVAGGAFLTVTLVPFFKYPANPPAVGDPETAGRRTALYLLMIALSVLLSAAAVIIGRRLSPRLGTWYACVAGGAFFVVAIGLAYAFLPAIDEVPADFPATLIWQFRLSSLAIQATLWTGIGLVLGEFAHRLLAPAPAGDVSATPAVAAP, from the coding sequence GTGAACTCTCCCTCGGTAAGAGCCCTGCTGGTCCGCGGCATGCTGGCGGGGCTCGCCGCCGGCGTGCTCGCCCTGCTCGTCTCGTACTTCCTCGGTGAACCCAAGGTCGACGCCGCCATCGCCATCGAAGAGGCGGCCGCGCACGCCTCCGGCGGCCACCACCACGACGAGGCGGCGCCGGTCAGCCGGGCGCTCCAGTCCACCGCCGGCCTCGGCACGGGCGTCCTCCTCTACGGGGTCGCGCTCGGCGGCATCGCCGCGCTGGTGCTGTGCTTCGCGCTCGGCCGGACCGGCCGGTTCGGGGCGCGGGCGACGGCCGCACTGGTCGCGGGCGGCGCCTTCCTGACCGTGACGCTGGTGCCGTTCTTCAAGTACCCCGCCAACCCCCCGGCCGTCGGCGACCCCGAGACCGCGGGCCGGCGCACGGCCCTGTACCTGCTGATGATCGCGCTCAGCGTGCTGCTGTCCGCGGCCGCCGTGATCATCGGCCGCCGGCTGTCCCCGCGCCTGGGCACCTGGTACGCGTGCGTGGCCGGCGGCGCCTTCTTCGTGGTGGCGATCGGGCTGGCGTACGCCTTCCTGCCGGCCATCGACGAGGTTCCGGCCGACTTCCCGGCCACTTTGATCTGGCAGTTCCGGCTCTCCTCGCTGGCCATCCAGGCCACCCTGTGGACCGGAATCGGGCTGGTACTCGGCGAGTTCGCCCACCGGCTGCTCGCACCCGCCCCCGCCGGTGATGTTTCCGCAACCCCCGCGGTGGCTGCCCCGTAG
- a CDS encoding PaaX family transcriptional regulator C-terminal domain-containing protein: MTTEISTRLLVHALVREDGTVAADELYPAAEALGMTDQQVRLCVRRLVAEGTFSQEGRGRKAVLRSSGTAGEELAARTGYVRLAYRQDRGDAPWDGTWHLIAFAVPEARRAARDALRETVTALGAAAVQGGLYAGPHAIGGPVGEAAERLGIRSALTLATSRDLRVGEASSARAVAAALWPLDEIAGRYGELAGIARAVLARPAPAGSAAGGRDALVDAVGMAAAFSRAMSPDPLLPPELLPVGWAGAEARALAARAWTRLLDAEAAAGAAGGGAGGPRLRLFRDYGETIRTAATAP, translated from the coding sequence GTGACCACCGAGATCTCCACCCGGCTGCTCGTGCACGCCCTCGTCCGCGAGGACGGCACGGTCGCCGCCGACGAGCTGTACCCGGCGGCCGAGGCCCTCGGGATGACCGACCAGCAGGTCAGGCTGTGCGTGCGGCGGCTCGTCGCGGAGGGCACGTTCAGCCAGGAGGGCCGGGGCCGCAAAGCCGTGCTGCGGAGCTCCGGGACGGCCGGGGAGGAGCTGGCGGCGCGCACCGGATACGTCCGTCTCGCCTACCGGCAGGACCGCGGCGACGCGCCCTGGGACGGGACCTGGCACCTGATCGCCTTCGCCGTGCCGGAGGCGCGGCGCGCGGCCCGCGACGCGCTGCGCGAGACGGTGACGGCGCTGGGCGCCGCCGCCGTACAGGGCGGGCTGTACGCGGGACCGCACGCGATCGGCGGGCCGGTCGGCGAGGCCGCCGAGCGGCTCGGCATCCGGTCCGCGCTCACCCTCGCGACCAGCCGGGACCTGCGGGTCGGCGAGGCGTCGTCCGCGCGCGCGGTGGCTGCCGCACTGTGGCCGCTGGACGAGATCGCGGGGCGGTACGGGGAGCTCGCCGGGATCGCCCGGGCGGTGCTCGCGCGGCCGGCGCCCGCGGGGTCGGCGGCGGGCGGGCGGGACGCGCTGGTGGACGCGGTCGGGATGGCCGCCGCGTTCAGCCGGGCCATGAGCCCCGACCCCCTGCTGCCGCCGGAACTGCTGCCCGTCGGCTGGGCCGGCGCCGAGGCCCGTGCGCTGGCCGCGCGCGCGTGGACCCGCCTCCTGGACGCGGAGGCCGCGGCGGGCGCGGCGGGCGGGGGCGCCGGGGGCCCCCGCCTGCGCCTGTTCCGCGACTACGGCGAAACCATCCGCACGGCCGCCACCGCCCCCTGA